One segment of Ignavibacteria bacterium DNA contains the following:
- the ndk gene encoding nucleoside-diphosphate kinase, with the protein MERTLCIIKPDGVRNNNIGNIVAMIQAAGFRILGMKLTRISPAVAGEFYAVHKERPFYGELVNFMSSGAIVPIALEKENAIADWRALIGATDPAEAAEGTIRRAYATSKGENAVHGSDSVENGINEVAFFFAESELINNA; encoded by the coding sequence ATGGAACGTACTCTCTGTATCATCAAGCCGGACGGCGTCCGCAATAACAACATCGGCAATATCGTTGCCATGATCCAGGCTGCCGGATTCCGCATCCTTGGAATGAAACTCACGCGTATCTCGCCAGCTGTTGCCGGTGAGTTTTACGCGGTACACAAGGAACGTCCGTTCTACGGCGAACTGGTGAACTTCATGTCGAGCGGAGCTATCGTTCCGATCGCACTTGAAAAAGAAAATGCCATCGCTGACTGGCGCGCCCTGATCGGTGCAACAGACCCTGCAGAAGCAGCTGAAGGAACCATCCGCCGCGCCTATGCAACCAGTAAGGGCGAAAATGCTGTTCACGGCTCGGATTCCGTTGAGAACGGTATCAACGAAGTAGCCTTCTTCTTCGCTGAAAGCGAACTGATCAACAACGCCTGA
- a CDS encoding GAF domain-containing protein produces MPKQKVDLRKVFQASDSIAFLVIAIGLFIALFLDEMSVRLIGICITILGGVALFMIVSPRLTDLQIISPVRPSQTPDLGSRTIQDGSKRSQTFDPEAYRESFGSTESGESPFVDEDQIDLFEGQSELIRKPAPTQKPSPAAPKIDTFIDHQDAESGIRIVGTRPGSKKATPKLVSELRQETRKNLEAATPEETSEEVFSSPVAVITGRVTDEIQLSEDVKVRPISRTPRVTEAPPPPPVTAPAPPPVEEVEEVEEHEEDVVLLDEATVEVPEEVEQVPVQRETSRRSPAVALTTFVNDEADEDLSSQEPRREFDYLLNRVLMVIRSATNARTAAFLWVNAERQQLVVEAKITEAEAEFTTERKIPMGRDALSQIAREGVPEIITQISPAAEMDLLPYYVRSAQTMSFIGVPVYYGGNVVGILCADSLIEDAYSDITVGFFGQFTKLISGLVSSYTAKFDLMQASAILEATKHFREHVGTAPSTVQQVVRGLFATLIQHMDISRIGVVSFDPAQKLWTLTDARSAMDDGYRDNVGCSVDLTTSAVGHAISSATTVVHAEDFKGTRVFVQEPPLETGQFVAVPLCTASDSYGSLFLENVESSLSQQDIGLAEALGQLAGELLEHIRKAEELQGSALLDHATGVLNTQGFEMRIREEFKRSVDYNLPLTLCMVHLDPSRTNAEQRERALLHILRIVKNQLRDYDIVARVESDQLALGLVGYRLQEAQNWTETMRREIASTPVDIDGKRLSFTVSIGIAQSEPRDEWDDLIAHATAALDVSKRVGNKVTVFA; encoded by the coding sequence ATGCCGAAACAAAAGGTAGACCTGCGCAAGGTCTTCCAAGCCAGCGACTCTATCGCCTTCCTCGTGATCGCGATCGGTCTGTTCATAGCACTCTTCCTGGACGAGATGTCGGTGCGCCTCATCGGCATCTGCATCACGATCCTAGGGGGCGTTGCACTGTTTATGATCGTATCTCCGCGTCTGACGGATCTGCAGATCATCTCCCCCGTGCGCCCATCGCAAACTCCAGATCTTGGCTCGCGAACAATACAGGATGGCTCAAAGCGATCACAGACCTTTGATCCTGAGGCCTATCGCGAGTCTTTCGGTTCTACGGAATCAGGCGAGTCCCCATTCGTTGATGAAGATCAGATCGATCTCTTTGAAGGGCAGAGCGAACTCATTCGTAAGCCCGCGCCAACACAGAAGCCATCACCTGCTGCACCAAAGATCGATACGTTCATCGACCATCAAGATGCTGAGTCTGGCATACGGATCGTTGGAACACGCCCGGGTTCGAAGAAGGCTACTCCGAAACTTGTAAGCGAACTCCGTCAGGAGACCCGCAAGAACCTTGAGGCAGCCACTCCAGAAGAGACGTCCGAGGAGGTTTTCTCGTCACCAGTGGCAGTCATCACCGGACGGGTAACGGATGAGATCCAACTATCAGAGGACGTAAAGGTTCGTCCGATCTCTCGTACCCCTCGCGTAACCGAAGCACCACCGCCTCCGCCTGTGACTGCTCCGGCCCCACCTCCGGTGGAAGAGGTCGAAGAAGTCGAAGAGCACGAAGAGGACGTAGTGTTGCTTGACGAAGCTACCGTGGAAGTTCCGGAAGAAGTTGAGCAGGTCCCTGTTCAACGCGAAACGTCACGTCGTTCACCGGCGGTAGCACTTACCACGTTCGTCAACGACGAAGCAGATGAGGATCTGTCCTCGCAAGAACCACGTCGAGAATTCGACTACCTCCTCAATCGCGTTCTGATGGTGATCCGAAGCGCAACCAACGCACGTACGGCTGCCTTCCTCTGGGTCAACGCTGAGCGTCAACAACTTGTGGTTGAAGCGAAGATCACGGAAGCCGAGGCAGAGTTCACCACTGAGCGCAAGATCCCTATGGGACGCGATGCGCTGAGTCAGATCGCCCGCGAAGGAGTTCCGGAGATCATCACGCAGATCAGCCCGGCTGCGGAAATGGACCTTCTGCCGTACTACGTCCGTTCAGCGCAAACGATGTCCTTCATCGGCGTACCCGTGTACTACGGCGGAAATGTTGTTGGTATTCTCTGCGCCGATTCGCTCATCGAGGATGCCTACTCCGACATCACGGTTGGTTTCTTCGGTCAGTTCACCAAGCTGATCTCCGGACTTGTGTCTTCCTACACCGCAAAGTTCGACCTCATGCAGGCCTCGGCGATCTTGGAAGCCACAAAGCACTTCCGAGAACACGTGGGCACTGCACCATCAACCGTGCAGCAGGTGGTACGCGGACTCTTTGCCACGCTCATTCAGCACATGGACATCAGTCGTATTGGTGTAGTCAGCTTTGATCCAGCACAGAAGCTTTGGACCCTTACCGATGCACGCTCAGCCATGGACGACGGATATCGCGACAACGTTGGGTGCAGTGTTGATCTCACAACGTCGGCTGTAGGACATGCGATCAGCTCGGCAACCACCGTTGTGCACGCAGAAGACTTCAAGGGTACCCGGGTGTTCGTGCAGGAGCCCCCTCTCGAGACTGGTCAGTTCGTCGCAGTGCCGTTGTGTACGGCCTCGGACTCGTACGGCTCACTGTTCCTCGAGAACGTGGAATCGAGTCTGTCACAACAAGACATCGGACTTGCCGAAGCTCTCGGCCAGCTTGCCGGCGAACTTCTCGAGCACATTCGCAAGGCAGAGGAACTCCAGGGTTCTGCGCTGCTTGACCACGCAACGGGCGTCCTGAATACGCAAGGTTTTGAGATGCGTATTCGCGAGGAGTTCAAGCGTTCTGTGGATTACAACTTGCCGCTGACGTTGTGTATGGTTCATCTCGACCCATCACGGACGAACGCAGAGCAGCGCGAACGTGCACTGTTGCACATCCTTCGGATCGTGAAGAACCAACTCCGCGATTACGACATCGTAGCTCGTGTAGAAAGCGATCAATTAGCACTCGGCCTTGTAGGATATCGCCTGCAAGAGGCTCAGAATTGGACGGAAACAATGCGTCGCGAGATCGCCAGCACTCCGGTTGATATCGACGGGAAGCGTTTGTCCTTCACCGTTTCCATTGGGATCGCACAGTCCGAACCGCGAGATGAATGGGATGACCTCATCGCACATGCAACGGCCGCACTGGATGTAAGCAAGCGCGTTGGGAACAAGGTAACCGTCTTCGCTTAA
- a CDS encoding twin-arginine translocase TatA/TatE family subunit: MFDVGGGELMLILLVILLLFGPKKIPEFAQQVGKGIRQFRKAQEDLTQQIRDISADAAVRDASVTASAKPPIVITPSDEIISRTADKDEPDTPDNQ, encoded by the coding sequence ATGTTTGACGTAGGCGGCGGCGAGCTTATGCTCATCCTGCTCGTCATCCTGTTGCTCTTCGGCCCGAAGAAGATCCCGGAATTCGCTCAACAGGTGGGCAAGGGTATTCGACAGTTCCGTAAAGCACAGGAAGACCTTACGCAGCAGATACGGGACATCTCCGCAGATGCCGCGGTTCGCGACGCGTCCGTCACTGCGTCTGCCAAGCCCCCTATCGTTATCACTCCCTCGGACGAGATCATCTCTCGCACTGCGGATAAAGATGAACCGGATACACCAGACAACCAATGA
- a CDS encoding OsmC family protein, with translation MVEMTLIYEGELRSTATHGPSGTTLITDAPVDNHGRGESFSPTDLLATALGSCMLTYIGLAGDKHGWDVRGTKLTVGKEMVADPLRRVGRLVVNIRMNMAFDDHAIKILTNAVTTCPVKLSISEKIQVPITFA, from the coding sequence ATGGTTGAAATGACGTTGATCTATGAAGGGGAGCTGCGATCGACGGCCACACACGGCCCTTCCGGCACTACCTTGATCACCGATGCCCCCGTGGACAATCACGGCCGTGGCGAGAGTTTTTCGCCTACAGACCTACTAGCTACGGCCCTGGGCTCGTGCATGCTTACCTATATCGGCCTAGCCGGAGATAAGCACGGATGGGACGTCCGAGGCACCAAACTCACCGTTGGCAAGGAAATGGTGGCCGACCCCCTTCGCCGAGTGGGGCGGCTGGTGGTGAATATCCGTATGAATATGGCCTTTGACGACCATGCGATCAAGATCCTGACCAATGCCGTTACCACCTGTCCGGTGAAACTGAGCATTTCGGAGAAGATCCAGGTGCCGATCACGTTTGCGTAA
- the sucD gene encoding succinate--CoA ligase subunit alpha produces MSVLVNKKSKIIVQGITGSEGTFHASQMLQYGTNVVGGVTPGKGGTMYSGKGEDTFTRPVPVFNTVAEARAATGCDVSIIFVPAPMAADAILEAISSGIEVIVCITEGIPVKDMIPVQAALEQSASRLIGPNCPGIITPGECKIGIMPGFIFTSGPIGLVSRSGTLTYEAVRQLSDVGLGQTTCIGIGGDPIIGTRFIDAIKLFNEDPKTEAIVMIGEIGGNAEEEAAEYIKKHVKKPVVGFIAGQTAPPGRRMGHAGAIISGGKGTAADKMATMRACGITVVESPATIGITMKNVLSGKATAAKPAKAPAKAPAKAAAKKAPSKKK; encoded by the coding sequence ATGAGCGTTCTCGTCAACAAAAAATCCAAGATCATCGTTCAAGGCATCACCGGCAGCGAAGGAACTTTCCACGCTTCCCAGATGCTCCAGTACGGCACCAACGTTGTTGGCGGCGTAACACCTGGCAAGGGCGGTACAATGTACTCAGGCAAGGGTGAAGATACCTTCACACGTCCGGTTCCGGTGTTCAACACTGTAGCCGAAGCTCGTGCTGCCACCGGTTGTGATGTGTCGATCATCTTCGTTCCGGCACCTATGGCGGCAGATGCCATCCTTGAAGCAATCAGCTCAGGTATCGAAGTGATCGTCTGCATCACAGAAGGTATCCCTGTTAAGGACATGATCCCGGTCCAAGCTGCCCTCGAACAATCTGCGAGCCGACTCATCGGACCGAATTGTCCGGGCATCATCACTCCCGGTGAGTGCAAGATCGGCATCATGCCTGGCTTCATCTTCACATCCGGACCGATCGGTTTGGTATCACGTTCCGGAACATTGACCTACGAAGCTGTACGCCAGTTGTCGGATGTGGGTCTCGGTCAAACCACGTGTATCGGTATCGGGGGCGACCCGATCATCGGAACACGTTTCATTGATGCGATCAAGCTCTTCAACGAAGACCCAAAGACCGAAGCCATTGTCATGATCGGTGAGATCGGTGGCAATGCAGAAGAAGAGGCTGCTGAGTACATCAAGAAGCATGTCAAGAAACCAGTGGTCGGCTTCATCGCCGGTCAAACAGCACCTCCCGGACGTCGCATGGGTCACGCCGGCGCTATCATCTCCGGCGGCAAAGGCACAGCAGCTGATAAGATGGCCACAATGCGCGCATGCGGCATCACCGTGGTCGAATCTCCAGCCACAATCGGCATCACGATGAAGAACGTACTCTCCGGCAAGGCAACAGCCGCAAAGCCTGCAAAGGCTCCGGCAAAAGCCCCCGCAAAGGCCGCCGCTAAAAAAGCCCCTTCAAAGAAAAAGTAA
- a CDS encoding DUF4835 family protein, translating to MTTFVRSIILLVVFAGVNVTLGAQELDPTVNVNMDPLTQDQRQDVLTMATTVKNYLSSNRYTDADWDGPKIPVDITIYVNSKSGNNKYTGRISVVSKRLVNNEPGTGGGLLRVFDQEWTFEWAFNPTLTYQPLRFDPFTSVLDFYMLIAIGLDMDTYDDLGGTEMYKTAQQIAQTGNALGISQFSTVYQPGQFTRMSLITELNDMRYQGLRRLYFDFHDAIDLYAKDKAKGRVEIEAVIHDIAEFKRTKVTNRSVMLQAFFDAKSMEIADIFRGYKSEQL from the coding sequence ATGACCACGTTCGTACGTTCTATAATCCTCCTCGTGGTGTTTGCGGGCGTGAACGTGACGCTTGGAGCCCAAGAACTCGATCCCACGGTGAACGTCAACATGGATCCGCTTACGCAGGATCAACGTCAGGACGTTCTCACCATGGCCACAACGGTGAAGAACTACCTCAGTTCGAACCGGTATACGGATGCAGATTGGGACGGACCGAAGATCCCCGTTGATATCACGATCTATGTGAATTCGAAGAGCGGGAACAACAAGTACACGGGCAGAATCTCCGTTGTGAGCAAGCGCCTCGTGAATAATGAACCCGGCACGGGCGGCGGGTTGCTCCGTGTCTTCGATCAGGAGTGGACCTTTGAATGGGCGTTCAATCCTACGCTCACGTATCAGCCCCTTCGCTTCGATCCGTTCACAAGCGTACTCGACTTCTACATGCTGATCGCCATCGGTCTCGACATGGATACCTACGATGATCTCGGCGGAACAGAAATGTACAAGACCGCGCAGCAGATCGCCCAGACAGGTAATGCGCTCGGTATCAGTCAGTTCAGTACGGTCTACCAGCCCGGTCAGTTCACACGGATGTCATTGATCACCGAACTCAACGACATGCGGTATCAGGGTCTACGTAGACTCTACTTCGACTTCCATGACGCCATTGACCTCTATGCCAAGGATAAGGCTAAGGGGCGTGTAGAGATCGAAGCGGTGATCCATGACATTGCCGAATTCAAGCGGACGAAGGTGACAAACCGAAGCGTGATGCTGCAGGCATTCTTTGATGCAAAGTCGATGGAAATCGCCGACATTTTTCGTGGATATAAGAGCGAACAGCTCTAG
- a CDS encoding proline dehydrogenase family protein, producing the protein MSVFNKLVVASLPIIPKSIIRLVAQRYIAGPHLVDAVRVTKDLMARGAASTIDVLGEFVSSRERAEHETVMQASVIDAIHTNKLSSYLSVKPTSLGLDIDHDFAYANISGLVQKAASLGVFVRMDMENTPYTDITLDFYRRLRKEGHNNVGVVIQAYLRRSEADIRSLLDFEPSVRLCKGIYVESEEHAFKDPNEVRANYRSLLRILLDGRGRTHIATHDESLIVDAEKTLADMHVARERYEFQMLLGVREDRRDILLRNGHAVRIYVPFGEDWYGYSTRRLKENPQVAGYVAKAVLTGK; encoded by the coding sequence GTGAGCGTCTTCAATAAGCTTGTTGTAGCCAGTCTCCCGATCATTCCGAAGAGCATTATTCGTCTTGTGGCTCAGCGATATATCGCTGGGCCACATCTCGTTGATGCAGTTCGAGTGACGAAGGACCTCATGGCTCGGGGTGCAGCATCAACCATCGACGTCCTCGGTGAGTTCGTTTCGTCTAGAGAGCGCGCGGAACACGAAACAGTAATGCAGGCGTCGGTCATCGATGCGATCCATACAAACAAGCTCTCTTCGTACCTAAGTGTGAAGCCAACGTCGCTTGGGCTCGACATCGATCATGACTTCGCCTACGCGAACATCTCGGGTCTTGTTCAAAAGGCAGCTTCGCTCGGCGTGTTTGTTCGAATGGATATGGAGAACACTCCATACACGGATATCACACTCGACTTCTATCGCAGACTCCGCAAGGAAGGTCACAACAACGTTGGTGTCGTGATCCAGGCATACCTCCGTCGGTCCGAAGCGGACATTCGGTCCCTGCTCGACTTTGAACCGTCTGTACGCCTTTGCAAGGGCATCTACGTTGAAAGTGAAGAGCATGCCTTCAAAGATCCCAATGAGGTCCGCGCTAACTACCGCTCACTTTTGCGGATACTCCTAGATGGTAGGGGGCGTACCCACATCGCCACACATGACGAGTCATTGATCGTTGACGCAGAAAAGACTCTTGCCGATATGCACGTGGCTAGAGAACGATACGAGTTTCAGATGCTGCTCGGTGTCCGCGAGGATCGTCGCGATATCCTCCTCCGTAACGGTCATGCGGTCCGTATCTACGTTCCGTTTGGTGAAGACTGGTACGGCTATTCCACGCGCAGACTCAAAGAGAATCCACAGGTTGCCGGCTATGTGGCCAAGGCCGTCCTCACAGGAAAATGA
- the rsmI gene encoding 16S rRNA (cytidine(1402)-2'-O)-methyltransferase, with protein sequence MQATRRSTKQRGRTNNVSDVARKHEHFMREALVLAAAAADAGDVPVGCVIVRGDVVVGRGANEIQRMSDPTRHAEMVAIEDAVRTIGEKFLDDCTMYVTLEPCAMCAGAIVLSRIPSLVYGASDEKTGACRSVFEIVDDPRLNHRAIVRTGILEAECSELLSRFFAERRQQVPEQTEEAPLPKAGILWLVPTPIGNLDDMTLRAVKTLREADVIVCEDTRHTSPMLKRYDVPKKPLLSYHEHNERDRAREIVDRISKGQRIALVSDAGMPGISDPGYRAVRACIEAGYTVTALPGASAMVTAAAASGLPTDVLTFVGFPPQKKGRTAFLERFLHQAATVIMYESPYRVLDLMRDIERVTGPLRQAVVARELSKLHEEYIRGTVGSIVADLSQRASIKGECVVLVGGEEEPGDA encoded by the coding sequence ATGCAGGCAACACGCAGGTCTACGAAGCAGCGCGGCAGGACAAATAACGTGTCCGACGTAGCGCGCAAACACGAACATTTCATGCGAGAGGCACTGGTGTTAGCTGCCGCAGCAGCCGATGCCGGAGATGTGCCCGTTGGCTGCGTGATCGTTCGCGGAGACGTGGTGGTTGGCCGAGGGGCGAACGAGATCCAACGGATGAGTGATCCAACACGGCATGCCGAGATGGTGGCCATCGAAGACGCTGTTCGAACCATCGGCGAGAAATTTCTCGACGACTGCACCATGTACGTCACGCTTGAGCCGTGCGCAATGTGTGCCGGTGCCATTGTTCTGTCACGGATCCCATCGTTGGTCTATGGCGCCTCCGACGAAAAGACCGGCGCGTGTCGAAGTGTCTTTGAGATCGTGGATGATCCACGTCTCAATCACAGGGCCATCGTCCGAACGGGAATCCTTGAAGCAGAATGCTCCGAACTGCTCTCTCGGTTCTTTGCTGAACGCAGGCAACAGGTTCCTGAGCAGACGGAAGAAGCCCCGTTACCAAAGGCAGGGATCCTGTGGCTCGTTCCAACTCCGATCGGTAATCTGGATGATATGACGCTGAGGGCCGTGAAGACCCTGCGTGAGGCCGATGTGATCGTCTGTGAGGATACGAGGCACACAAGCCCCATGCTCAAGCGATATGATGTGCCGAAGAAGCCACTCCTGAGCTATCATGAGCACAACGAACGAGACAGGGCGCGTGAGATCGTGGACCGGATATCGAAGGGGCAACGTATTGCCCTCGTGAGCGATGCCGGAATGCCGGGTATAAGTGATCCCGGGTACAGAGCTGTGCGTGCATGCATTGAGGCCGGGTACACCGTGACTGCATTGCCTGGTGCTTCGGCGATGGTAACGGCAGCGGCTGCATCAGGGCTACCTACCGATGTGCTGACGTTCGTTGGGTTCCCGCCGCAGAAAAAGGGACGAACCGCATTCCTGGAGAGATTTCTTCATCAAGCGGCCACGGTGATCATGTATGAATCACCCTATCGAGTGCTCGATCTTATGCGCGATATTGAGCGCGTTACGGGCCCACTACGTCAGGCTGTTGTAGCAAGAGAACTATCCAAGTTGCATGAAGAGTATATCCGTGGCACCGTTGGCAGCATCGTGGCAGATCTCTCGCAACGAGCATCGATCAAGGGCGAATGTGTGGTATTGGTCGGCGGCGAAGAGGAACCCGGAGACGCATGA
- a CDS encoding twin-arginine translocase TatA/TatE family subunit, whose translation MFGLPGGMEWILILFVVVLLFGAKKIPELMKGLGSGIREFKNAASGKDEVEEVRPKSDTKQDPSN comes from the coding sequence ATGTTCGGTTTACCTGGCGGCATGGAGTGGATCCTTATCCTCTTCGTCGTTGTTCTTCTCTTCGGCGCAAAAAAGATCCCTGAACTCATGAAGGGGCTTGGCAGTGGCATCCGCGAATTCAAGAACGCAGCTTCTGGCAAGGATGAAGTTGAAGAAGTGCGTCCGAAGAGCGACACTAAGCAAGATCCTTCGAACTAA
- the purQ gene encoding phosphoribosylformylglycinamidine synthase subunit PurQ, translated as MKIGVVTFPGSNCDADARYGATITGNEAVKLWHKDTDLPVGLDAIILPGGFSYGDYLRTGAIARFSPIMNEVIRFANDGGIVFGICNGFQILCESGLLPGGLIRNENLSFVCKDVHLRVENATTAFTRAVKPGTILRIPVAHGDGRFTAPQEMIDRIEGNGQVLFRYVTETGEITAEANPNGSMNNIAGIINERGNVMGLMPHPERACEPLLGSADGTSVFESLALHFAQINHLQYTE; from the coding sequence ATGAAGATCGGCGTAGTGACATTTCCGGGCTCCAACTGTGATGCCGATGCACGGTATGGTGCAACGATCACAGGGAATGAGGCCGTGAAACTTTGGCACAAGGACACGGATCTGCCGGTGGGTCTCGACGCTATCATCCTTCCCGGCGGGTTCTCGTACGGCGACTACCTGCGCACGGGAGCGATCGCCCGATTCTCACCGATCATGAATGAAGTGATCCGCTTTGCCAACGATGGCGGTATTGTGTTCGGCATTTGCAACGGATTCCAGATTCTTTGTGAGTCCGGACTCCTCCCGGGCGGACTCATTCGCAACGAGAATCTCTCCTTCGTCTGCAAGGACGTCCACCTTCGCGTAGAGAATGCCACAACGGCATTCACCCGTGCGGTGAAACCCGGAACCATACTGCGGATTCCTGTTGCTCATGGCGATGGCAGGTTCACAGCACCACAAGAGATGATCGACCGTATCGAAGGTAATGGACAGGTTCTGTTCCGCTACGTTACCGAGACCGGCGAGATAACGGCAGAGGCCAATCCAAACGGCAGCATGAACAACATCGCAGGAATCATCAACGAACGTGGCAACGTTATGGGGCTGATGCCCCACCCTGAGCGGGCCTGTGAGCCCCTTCTCGGATCAGCAGACGGCACGAGCGTTTTTGAAAGTCTGGCTCTTCACTTCGCACAGATCAATCACCTTCAATACACGGAGTAA
- the gatA gene encoding Asp-tRNA(Asn)/Glu-tRNA(Gln) amidotransferase subunit GatA, whose protein sequence is MNSSYTSDRDSFATGTLSVEDRVASFLHRINERSELNAFLSLDAERASASAKEGDERFASGLQRPLEGLVVAVKDNISMKGLPTTCASRMLEGFQPLFDATVIERLRDAGAIIVGKTNMDEFAMGSSNETSAFGIVRHPQDPTRVPGGSSGGSAVAVAEGMCHVSLGSETGGSIRQPAAFCGTYGLKPTYGRVSRYGLVAFASSLDQIGLFSRSIGDMQATFSVLAGHDPMDSTSNPAPSIVHIPTDRALRVGAMPLSQLEGCEPSVIEAYQRYLDALRESGATVTDVFLPHTETWIPTYFILATAEASSNLARFDGVRFGLRVDGTKDGTGDGTFDGDVTTASRSAGFGAEVKRRIMLGTYVLSSGYYEAYYGKAQQARRLISDAYAEIFRQVDVLAMPTTPTTAFAIGEKSDPVSMWLSDYFTVSANIAGIPALNIPFGTDAQGLPIGMQLQGAMNSDEMLMEVAGRL, encoded by the coding sequence ATGAACTCATCGTATACGTCGGATCGGGATTCGTTCGCAACGGGTACTCTGTCCGTTGAAGACCGTGTTGCATCATTCCTGCATCGCATCAACGAACGCTCAGAGCTGAACGCATTTCTCAGTTTGGATGCGGAGCGTGCATCTGCGTCCGCAAAAGAAGGTGACGAACGATTTGCGTCGGGACTACAACGCCCCCTTGAAGGACTTGTTGTTGCCGTCAAGGACAACATCTCGATGAAGGGGCTCCCTACAACGTGCGCTTCGCGCATGCTGGAAGGATTTCAACCGCTCTTCGATGCAACAGTGATCGAACGACTCCGCGACGCAGGTGCCATCATCGTTGGTAAGACGAACATGGATGAGTTCGCCATGGGCTCGTCGAACGAGACCTCTGCGTTTGGAATTGTTCGGCATCCGCAAGATCCCACACGTGTGCCCGGTGGTTCGTCCGGTGGATCCGCCGTAGCCGTTGCTGAAGGAATGTGTCACGTCTCACTTGGTTCCGAAACCGGCGGCTCTATCCGCCAGCCCGCAGCCTTCTGCGGCACGTATGGACTTAAGCCAACCTACGGCAGGGTCTCGCGGTATGGTTTGGTTGCCTTTGCTTCGTCACTTGATCAGATAGGATTGTTCTCGCGGTCCATCGGAGACATGCAGGCTACGTTCTCTGTTCTTGCCGGACACGACCCGATGGATAGCACGTCGAACCCAGCCCCCTCCATCGTTCACATACCTACGGATCGTGCACTTCGTGTTGGTGCCATGCCGTTATCACAGTTAGAGGGTTGCGAACCCTCGGTGATCGAAGCCTACCAACGATACCTTGATGCTCTTCGCGAGTCTGGTGCTACGGTCACCGATGTCTTTCTCCCACACACCGAAACATGGATCCCAACGTACTTCATTCTTGCAACGGCTGAAGCGTCGAGCAACCTAGCGCGCTTTGATGGTGTACGTTTTGGACTTCGAGTTGATGGGACTAAGGATGGGACTGGGGATGGGACATTTGATGGGGATGTTACTACGGCGTCTCGTTCTGCCGGATTTGGAGCAGAAGTGAAACGCCGGATCATGCTTGGCACCTACGTGCTATCGAGTGGGTATTACGAGGCATACTACGGGAAGGCGCAACAGGCCCGCAGACTTATCAGTGATGCCTATGCAGAGATCTTCCGTCAGGTTGACGTGCTGGCAATGCCTACAACTCCAACAACTGCCTTTGCCATTGGCGAAAAGAGTGACCCGGTCAGCATGTGGCTCAGCGACTACTTCACCGTGTCCGCCAACATCGCCGGCATCCCCGCCCTCAACATTCCATTCGGCACCGATGCACAGGGCCTGCCCATCGGCATGCAGTTGCAAGGGGCTATGAATAGTGATGAGATGCTGATGGAGGTTGCCGGGCGCCTCTGA
- the tmk gene encoding dTMP kinase, producing MFISFEGIDGSGKSTQLVMLREKLEERGHTVVTIREPGATLLSESIREILLSTKQTITPTAELLLFSAARTQLVEKVIEPALQQGSIILCDRYVDSTTAYQGYGRMLDLENVRLCNRIATRGVMPTVTFFIDVAFEQAQQRMQFNPGAGEPDRMERSGRDFFERVRDGYLAIAGEEPTRFVVIDGLRERSEIHEEIVSALKNTSDLFD from the coding sequence ATGTTTATTTCGTTTGAAGGCATTGATGGCAGCGGAAAGAGTACGCAGCTTGTGATGCTCAGGGAGAAACTGGAGGAGCGCGGGCATACGGTTGTGACGATCCGCGAACCGGGAGCTACCTTGCTCTCGGAGTCTATCCGAGAGATCCTTCTCAGTACAAAGCAGACGATCACTCCAACGGCTGAGCTGTTGCTGTTCAGTGCAGCTAGAACGCAGCTCGTGGAAAAAGTCATTGAACCGGCGCTCCAACAAGGGTCGATCATCCTGTGTGACAGGTACGTAGATAGTACCACCGCTTACCAAGGGTATGGGCGCATGCTCGATCTCGAGAATGTCAGGCTGTGTAACAGGATTGCCACTCGGGGGGTCATGCCTACGGTAACGTTCTTTATTGACGTTGCCTTTGAACAGGCGCAGCAGAGGATGCAGTTCAATCCCGGGGCCGGTGAGCCGGACAGGATGGAACGATCCGGACGAGACTTCTTTGAACGAGTGCGAGACGGGTATCTGGCGATCGCCGGCGAGGAACCGACCCGGTTTGTGGTGATCGACGGACTGCGAGAACGGTCGGAGATCCACGAGGAGATCGTCTCCGCACTCAAAAACACATCAGACCTTTTCGACTAG